From one Flavobacteriales bacterium genomic stretch:
- a CDS encoding MMPL family transporter — MEARLRRIERWITPRNARLALGVLLLLTTAFGAALREARLDHDFERFFPTNDPELDRYLAFRERFGGDDDFLLIGAAHEPSVFDSAFLARFDALAGDLIALPHVRSVNTLTRAQEPRLTPVGAFLVPWLRWEADSLLRADSIRVWSDALMREAHIAADGKAMLMVLRAAPGLSKDRSDSLFLAVQAAVDRSGLSEVRMGGRIHGQYWYIQKMQRELVLFFSISVALLSVFLAIGFRTWWGVAVPLVVVGLSVLWQVGLMTLMGKPLTVLTMLLPTILFVVGMSDVVHILQRYIDALRSGHSKARALAITYYEVGLATFLTSLTTAIGFATLMSSGIQPIREFGVFTGIGVFVAFTLAFTLLPALLLSLPTPVQAAASAEASTWFWPLHRLFRQVVRRRRLVIVGSALLMLGCLPLASMLKVDNHLLEDWPDDDPQKQDYFWFEQHFGGVRPFEMEVIAPGGDAWSLADLRDMDHVENYLRNAYGVGSVMSPSVVIKAMNKAANGGDASYFKLPDNEAEARRLVRMARLALGPQALSSLVDSTGAFARVAGRLPDEGGHVFKQRNAALDTFLIEQGLSDRMAQTGMAFLIDRNNEKLSSQLIAGLSLAFLLIAAIMAWVFRDARMTLVALLPNVLPLLMVAALMGAAGIAVKVSTAIIFTIAFGIAVDDTIHVLGKLRIELLKGRSVPLALKRSVLSSGKAVLITSIMLCSGFVSLVFSSFASVHYMGLLVSCTLAFALAADLLLLPPLVLWLIRRRPGA; from the coding sequence ATGGAAGCCCGACTGCGCCGCATCGAGCGCTGGATCACCCCGCGCAACGCGAGGTTGGCGCTGGGCGTGCTGCTGTTGCTCACCACCGCCTTCGGAGCAGCGCTGCGCGAAGCCCGCCTCGATCACGATTTCGAGCGCTTCTTCCCTACCAACGACCCGGAGCTCGACCGCTACCTGGCCTTCCGGGAGCGCTTCGGCGGCGACGATGATTTCCTGCTCATCGGCGCGGCGCACGAGCCCTCGGTATTCGACAGCGCCTTCCTCGCGCGCTTCGATGCACTGGCCGGCGATCTGATCGCGCTTCCGCACGTTCGATCGGTGAATACGCTCACCCGGGCGCAGGAACCGCGGCTCACCCCTGTGGGCGCCTTCCTTGTCCCTTGGCTGCGCTGGGAAGCCGACAGCCTGCTCCGAGCGGACAGCATCCGCGTGTGGAGCGATGCGCTGATGCGCGAGGCGCACATCGCCGCGGATGGCAAGGCGATGCTCATGGTTCTGCGCGCGGCGCCGGGCCTTAGCAAGGACCGCAGCGATTCGCTCTTCCTCGCCGTGCAGGCCGCAGTGGACCGCAGCGGCCTGTCCGAGGTGCGCATGGGCGGGCGCATCCACGGTCAGTACTGGTACATCCAGAAGATGCAGCGCGAACTGGTGCTCTTCTTCAGCATCTCGGTGGCCTTGCTCAGCGTGTTCCTCGCCATCGGTTTCCGAACCTGGTGGGGCGTAGCGGTGCCGCTGGTGGTGGTGGGGCTCTCCGTGCTGTGGCAAGTGGGCCTCATGACCCTGATGGGCAAGCCGCTCACGGTGCTCACCATGCTGCTGCCGACGATCCTGTTCGTGGTAGGCATGAGCGACGTGGTGCACATCCTCCAGCGCTATATCGATGCCTTGCGCAGCGGCCACAGCAAAGCGCGAGCGCTAGCGATCACCTACTACGAAGTGGGCCTGGCCACCTTCCTCACATCGCTCACCACCGCCATCGGCTTCGCAACCCTGATGAGCAGCGGCATCCAGCCGATCCGGGAGTTCGGCGTGTTCACGGGAATCGGCGTTTTCGTGGCCTTCACCTTGGCCTTCACCCTGCTGCCCGCGCTGCTGCTCTCGCTGCCCACTCCGGTGCAGGCCGCAGCGAGCGCTGAAGCGAGCACATGGTTCTGGCCCCTGCACCGCCTGTTCCGCCAGGTGGTGCGCCGCCGCCGGCTGGTGATCGTTGGCTCTGCCCTGCTGATGCTGGGCTGCCTCCCGCTCGCCAGCATGCTGAAGGTGGACAATCATCTGCTCGAGGATTGGCCCGATGACGACCCGCAGAAACAGGACTACTTCTGGTTCGAGCAGCATTTCGGCGGTGTGCGCCCCTTCGAGATGGAGGTGATCGCGCCGGGTGGTGATGCCTGGAGCCTGGCGGACCTGCGCGACATGGATCACGTGGAGAACTACCTGAGGAATGCCTACGGTGTGGGTTCGGTGATGTCGCCATCCGTGGTGATCAAGGCCATGAACAAGGCTGCCAATGGCGGCGATGCCAGCTATTTCAAGCTGCCGGACAATGAGGCCGAGGCTCGACGGCTGGTGCGCATGGCCCGCTTGGCGCTCGGACCGCAAGCGCTCTCCTCCCTGGTGGATAGCACCGGCGCCTTCGCACGGGTCGCCGGGCGTTTGCCCGACGAAGGCGGCCACGTGTTCAAGCAGCGGAACGCCGCGCTGGATACGTTCCTCATTGAGCAGGGCCTCTCCGACCGGATGGCGCAAACGGGCATGGCCTTCCTGATCGACCGCAACAACGAGAAGCTCAGCAGCCAGCTGATCGCAGGCTTGAGCCTGGCCTTCTTGCTGATCGCGGCGATCATGGCCTGGGTATTCCGCGATGCGCGGATGACCCTGGTGGCATTGCTGCCGAATGTGCTGCCCTTGCTCATGGTGGCGGCTCTGATGGGCGCAGCAGGCATCGCGGTCAAGGTGAGCACGGCGATCATCTTCACCATCGCTTTCGGCATCGCCGTGGATGACACGATCCACGTGCTGGGAAAGCTGCGCATTGAATTGCTCAAGGGCCGCAGCGTGCCGTTGGCCTTGAAGCGCTCGGTGCTCTCCTCGGGCAAGGCCGTGCTCATCACCAGCATCATGCTCTGCTCTGGCTTCGTGTCCCTGGTGTTCAGCAGCTTCGCCAGCGTGCACTACATGGGGCTCCTGGTGAGTTGCACGCTGGCCTTCGCGCTAGCGGCCGATCTGCTGCTGTTGCCGCCGTTGGTGCTTTGGCTGATCCGGCGCCGACCGGGTGCTTGA
- the trmD gene encoding tRNA (guanosine(37)-N1)-methyltransferase TrmD, producing the protein MRIDIITVLPDLLTSWFGESILERAQKKGAVEVHLHDLRQWTLDKHRRVDDYPFGGGAGMVMQVEPIDRAIAALKAERAYDEVIYMSPDGQLLDQPLANALSTKGNLIVLCGHYKGIDERVRLHLVTREVSIGDYVLTGGELAAAVLCDAVIRLLPGVIGDETSALSDSFQDGLVAPPAYTRPADYKGWKVPDVLLSGHQARIDEWRHAQAVERTRERRPGLLPPEGEGMAG; encoded by the coding sequence GTGCGCATCGATATCATCACCGTACTGCCCGATCTGCTCACCAGCTGGTTCGGCGAGAGCATCCTGGAGCGCGCGCAGAAGAAGGGCGCCGTGGAGGTGCATCTGCACGACCTACGGCAGTGGACCCTGGACAAGCACCGTCGGGTGGATGACTACCCCTTTGGCGGCGGTGCGGGCATGGTGATGCAGGTGGAGCCGATCGACCGGGCCATTGCGGCGCTGAAGGCGGAGCGGGCCTACGACGAGGTCATTTACATGAGCCCCGACGGTCAGTTGCTCGATCAGCCACTGGCGAACGCGCTGAGCACCAAAGGCAACCTGATCGTCCTTTGCGGCCATTACAAAGGCATCGATGAACGGGTCCGCTTGCATCTCGTCACGCGCGAGGTGAGCATCGGGGACTATGTGCTCACCGGCGGCGAATTGGCGGCGGCGGTGCTTTGCGACGCCGTGATCCGTTTGCTGCCCGGGGTGATCGGGGACGAGACCTCGGCCCTGAGCGACAGCTTCCAGGACGGCCTGGTGGCTCCGCCTGCCTACACACGTCCGGCCGATTACAAGGGTTGGAAGGTGCCCGATGTGCTGCTGAGCGGGCACCAGGCCCGAATCGACGAGTGGCGGCATGCCCAGGCGGTAGAGCGCACCCGGGAGCGGCGTCCGGGCCTGCTCCCACCGGAAGGAGAAGGCATGGCGGGTTAA
- the rplS gene encoding 50S ribosomal protein L19, giving the protein MKQLEKELAPLKEMPAFKAGDTITVHYKIVEGNKERIQQYQGVVIQRKGSGSTATFTVRKISNNVGVERIFPVASPFIDKIDVNKRGDVRRARIFYLRERRGKSARITEKRQALAEQKS; this is encoded by the coding sequence ATCAAGCAACTCGAGAAGGAGCTGGCCCCGCTGAAGGAGATGCCCGCTTTCAAGGCCGGAGACACCATCACCGTGCATTACAAGATCGTAGAGGGCAACAAGGAGCGCATCCAGCAGTACCAAGGCGTGGTGATCCAGCGCAAGGGCAGCGGCAGCACCGCCACCTTCACTGTGCGCAAGATCAGCAACAACGTGGGCGTGGAGCGGATCTTCCCGGTGGCCTCCCCCTTCATCGACAAGATCGACGTGAACAAGCGCGGCGATGTGCGGCGCGCGCGCATCTTCTACCTGCGTGAGCGTCGGGGCAAGAGCGCCCGCATCACCGAGAAGCGCCAGGCCCTCGCCGAACAGAAGAGCTAG
- a CDS encoding glycosyltransferase family 9 protein, whose amino-acid sequence MKRFLVIQTAFLGDAVLATALLEKLVAFYPDAAIDLVVRKGNEGLFIAHPFLNKLHVWDKRKGKTRDLFRLIRELRKTEYDHIINCQRFFSTGMMTILARGKEKIGYDKNPLSSLFTRKVKHVIGDGRHEVDRLNALIEHLTDGSRPMPTLHPEPGEIDDLKAEIALGVNGGNGAYVIIAAASVWFTKQWPEAKWVELIKALPSENRVLLIGAPSDVSLCERIAKGSGRGEVLAGKLSLLGTAALMKDATMNYVNDSAPLHIASAMIAPVTAIFCSTVPAFGFGPLRANGRVLETSEELDCRPCGLHGHRACPKGHFKCAMGIEARAHMI is encoded by the coding sequence GTGAAGCGATTCCTGGTGATCCAGACCGCCTTCCTGGGCGATGCCGTGCTGGCCACCGCGCTGCTGGAGAAGCTCGTCGCCTTCTACCCCGATGCCGCCATCGACCTGGTGGTGCGCAAGGGCAACGAGGGATTGTTCATCGCGCATCCGTTCCTGAACAAGCTCCATGTCTGGGACAAGCGCAAGGGCAAGACGCGCGACCTCTTTCGCCTGATCAGAGAGCTTCGCAAGACAGAATACGATCACATCATCAACTGCCAGCGATTCTTCAGCACAGGCATGATGACCATCCTCGCCCGAGGCAAGGAGAAGATCGGCTACGACAAGAATCCGTTGAGTTCCCTGTTCACGCGCAAGGTGAAGCACGTGATCGGCGACGGACGGCACGAGGTTGACCGTCTGAATGCCCTGATCGAGCACTTGACTGATGGATCGCGACCGATGCCAACCCTGCATCCTGAACCGGGGGAAATCGATGACCTCAAGGCTGAAATCGCACTGGGCGTCAATGGTGGAAATGGGGCGTACGTCATCATCGCGGCTGCTTCCGTATGGTTCACCAAGCAATGGCCTGAGGCGAAGTGGGTCGAGTTGATCAAGGCCCTTCCATCGGAGAATCGCGTGCTGCTCATCGGCGCGCCAAGTGATGTGTCGCTTTGCGAGCGCATCGCGAAAGGCTCGGGGCGCGGTGAAGTGTTGGCGGGCAAGCTCTCCTTGCTCGGCACTGCCGCCCTGATGAAGGACGCGACCATGAACTACGTGAACGACAGCGCGCCCCTGCACATCGCCAGCGCGATGATCGCGCCGGTGACGGCCATCTTCTGCAGCACGGTGCCGGCCTTCGGCTTTGGACCGCTCCGTGCGAATGGACGCGTGTTGGAGACCAGCGAGGAGCTCGATTGCCGGCCATGCGGGTTGCACGGGCACAGGGCCTGTCCGAAAGGGCATTTCAAGTGCGCGATGGGGATAGAGGCGCGCGCACACATGATATGA
- a CDS encoding 2-(1,2-epoxy-1,2-dihydrophenyl)acetyl-CoA isomerase, whose product MTYEKLLFSSTEGVATLTLNRPDKLNSYDRQLSLEVIDALDRCASDATIRAVLITGAGRAFSAGQDLAEAIAPGTKIEDILTTQYNPIVRRIRALKKPVVAAVNGVAAGAGANIAYACDLTLAAESASFIQSFINIGLIPDSGGTFTLPNLVGMQRAFGQMILAPKVSAKEAEALGMIWKAVPDADLMNEATALAKKLAAMPTKAIALTKEALNRAQGSTLDAQLDVENELQTIAGASYDYNEGVAAFLEKRKPAYKGA is encoded by the coding sequence ATGACCTACGAGAAACTCCTGTTCTCCAGCACCGAAGGCGTTGCCACCCTCACGCTCAACCGTCCCGACAAGCTCAACAGCTACGACCGGCAGCTATCGCTTGAAGTGATTGATGCGTTGGACCGATGTGCCAGTGATGCAACGATACGGGCGGTGCTCATCACCGGTGCAGGCCGTGCCTTCTCCGCTGGACAGGACTTAGCCGAGGCCATTGCTCCCGGAACGAAGATCGAAGACATCCTCACCACACAGTACAATCCCATCGTGCGCCGCATCCGCGCGCTGAAGAAACCGGTAGTTGCGGCCGTGAACGGCGTTGCGGCTGGTGCCGGCGCCAACATCGCCTATGCCTGCGACCTCACCCTTGCGGCCGAGAGCGCCAGCTTCATCCAGAGCTTCATCAATATCGGCCTCATCCCCGACAGCGGCGGCACCTTCACCCTGCCCAACCTCGTGGGCATGCAGCGCGCCTTCGGGCAGATGATACTGGCGCCCAAGGTGAGCGCCAAGGAGGCTGAGGCGCTGGGCATGATCTGGAAGGCCGTGCCCGATGCGGATCTGATGAACGAGGCCACGGCCCTGGCGAAGAAGCTCGCCGCCATGCCCACCAAGGCCATCGCCCTCACGAAGGAAGCCCTGAACCGCGCGCAGGGCAGCACGCTTGATGCCCAGCTCGATGTCGAGAATGAGCTGCAGACCATCGCCGGCGCCAGCTACGATTACAACGAAGGGGTAGCGGCATTCTTGGAGAAACGAAAGCCCGCTTACAAAGGCGCGTAG